Proteins from a single region of Limosilactobacillus fermentum:
- the cmk gene encoding (d)CMP kinase yields MVKGIQVAIDGPASAGKSTVAKLVAKRFGYIYCDTGAMYRSVTLAALERGIDLSQDDLVSELANQITITFAPGDPQKVFIDGHEVTQAIRSTEVAQHVSTVAAIPAVRSRMVELQRQIAQEGGIVMDGRDIGTTVLPDAPVKIFMVASAHERARRRFLDNQERGIDGGSIEELQRAIELRDQKDSTRAVSPLVKAADAYQLDTTHLTIEQVVDQIAGRIEKTLEQK; encoded by the coding sequence ATGGTAAAGGGAATTCAAGTTGCAATTGACGGGCCGGCTTCGGCGGGAAAGAGTACGGTCGCCAAGCTCGTGGCCAAGCGCTTCGGGTACATTTACTGTGACACCGGGGCGATGTACCGGTCGGTAACCCTGGCCGCTTTAGAGCGGGGAATTGATTTAAGCCAAGATGACTTGGTGAGTGAACTGGCTAACCAAATCACGATCACCTTCGCCCCCGGCGACCCACAAAAGGTCTTCATCGACGGGCATGAGGTTACCCAGGCGATTCGGTCGACGGAAGTGGCTCAGCACGTTTCGACGGTGGCCGCCATTCCAGCCGTGCGGAGCCGGATGGTGGAATTGCAACGTCAAATTGCCCAAGAGGGCGGGATCGTGATGGACGGCCGTGACATTGGGACGACCGTCCTCCCGGATGCCCCGGTCAAAATCTTTATGGTGGCCTCGGCACACGAACGGGCCCGGCGCCGCTTCTTGGATAACCAAGAGCGGGGGATCGACGGTGGTTCAATTGAAGAACTCCAACGGGCGATCGAACTACGGGATCAAAAGGATTCCACCCGGGCGGTTTCTCCGCTCGTTAAAGCCGCGGACGCCTATCAACTCGACACCACTCACCTGACCATTGAGCAAGTGGTCGATCAGATTGCCGGTCGAATTGAAAAAACACTGGAACAAAAATAG